One genomic region from Fictibacillus marinisediminis encodes:
- the rplE gene encoding 50S ribosomal protein L5, translated as MNRLQERYKSEIVPSLVEKFNYTSVMEVPKIEKIVINMGVGDAVSNSKVLDTAVEELTAIAGQKPVITRAKKSIAGFKLREGMPIGTKVTLRGERMFDFLDKLISVTLPRVRDFRGISKKAFDGRGNYTLGVKEQLIFPEIDYDKVNKVRGMDIVIVTTANTDEEARELLTQVGMPFQK; from the coding sequence TAAAAGTGAGATTGTTCCTTCTCTAGTAGAGAAGTTTAACTACACTTCTGTAATGGAAGTCCCAAAGATCGAAAAAATCGTAATCAACATGGGTGTTGGTGACGCAGTTTCCAACTCTAAAGTATTGGACACAGCAGTTGAAGAGCTTACAGCTATCGCTGGTCAAAAGCCAGTAATCACTCGTGCTAAGAAATCTATCGCAGGCTTCAAGCTTCGTGAAGGGATGCCGATCGGTACAAAAGTAACTCTTCGCGGAGAACGCATGTTTGATTTCTTAGACAAACTAATCTCTGTTACACTTCCACGTGTTCGTGACTTCCGTGGTATTTCAAAGAAAGCTTTTGATGGCCGTGGTAACTACACTCTTGGTGTAAAAGAACAATTGATCTTCCCGGAGATCGATTATGATAAAGTTAACAAAGTTCGCGGTATGGACATCGTTATCGTAACGACTGCCAACACGGACGAAGAGGCACGTGAGCTATTGACTCAAGTAGGAATGCCTTTCCA